CGGCCAGGTTCACTTGGGCGCGCTCGGTAATCTGCCGTAATAAAACGGCGTCATATCCGTACTTAATAAAGAGAGCCTCTGTCGCATCCAGCAGTCGAGTCTTGGTAATGTTTGGAGCGCTGAGTTTCTTCGCAGCCATAGGGGTTCCACGGGGGGGAAATATTGTTTTAAAAAATATTTTGATTTTTTATACCGGGGCCTACGTTCGAAATCAAGTAATGACACGGTGCCATATAGACCAAAGCCATTGCGTACCGCGACGTCGAGGGAGGCCGACGGCTTTTTACCCGTTGCGCAATGCGCTTGAAGACCTCGTTTCCATGCATCAAACCGCTCTAAATCCGCCGCTGGCGAAGCGGAATGAACGCGGTTAGTATTCAAACAACTTTTTAAAAACAAGAAATTAATGAGTTCCTGACGGGCACCGGCAGCTTCCCAACTTGTTACAAAGATTTACGGGACAGCGCCGCACCGTTGAGACGCCAGGGTAGTCATGATCACAGAGCCCCCCGCGCACCCCCACTTGATTTCCTTGCAGGGCATCGGCAAAAGCTATCAGCTTGCCGGGCAACACCTGCCCATTCTCAATGACGTGTGCCTGTCCATCGCCAGCGGTGACAGCTGCGGCATCCTCGGCGCGTCCGGCTCCGGCAAAAGCACCCTGCTCAATATCCTCGGCCTGTTGGATCTGCCCAACTGCGGCCAGTACCGCTTCGCCGGTCACGATATTTTCAACAGCAGCCCCGATGAACTGGCGGCGATCCGCAACCAGCAGATCGGTTTCGTGTTCCAGAGCTTCAACCTGCTGCCGCGTCTGAGCGCCCTCGACAACGTCGCGCTGCCTCTGAGTTATCGCGGCATATCCCGCCATGAATCGGTCGAGCAGGCCTTGCGCATGCTTGAACAGGTCGGCCTGGCCGAGCGTGCCCACCACCGCCCGGCCGACCTTTCCGGTGGTCAACGCCAGCGCGTCGCCATCGCCCGCGCGCTGGTCGGCAAGCCCTCGGTGATCCTCGCCGACGAACCCACCGGCAACCTCGACAGCAGCACCGCCCAGGACATCATGGACCTGCTTCTGGCGCTCAACCGCGAACAGCAGGTGACGCTGATCATCGTCACCCACGATGCGCATATCGCCGAGCGGCTGGAGCGCAAGATCCTGGTGCGCAGCGGCGTGGTGCACGAGGCCGAGCGCCTATGAGCCTGCGGTTCGAACAGAGTCTGAGCCAACTGCTGCATGAAGCGTTCATCAGCCTGCGCACCCTGGGCAAACGCTCGGTGCTGGCGCTGCTGGGTATCGTGATCGGCAGTTCGTCGGTGGTGGCGTTGATCAATATCGGCCACAACGCGGCGGTGGATGCCGCGATGATTTTCAAGGACATGGGCACCGATACCCTGGTCGTCCAGTTCCCGCCCAAAGGCAGCGGCAACGTGCCGATGCGCACCCGGCTCGACCTGGACGCGGTGCGTCAGGCCGTACCGGGCATTGCGCACATCGGCGCGCTCAGCCTGTTCAGCGGGCCCATCGTGCTCCATGGCCGCACCGCCAATGCCAACTTCGTCGGCAGCACCCCGGACGTGCAGGCCGCCATGCGCCTGGCGGTGCGTGAGGGGCGTTTCCTGTCGGCCTTCGATGCCAGCCAGACCTATGCCGTGATCGGCGACCAGGTCGCCCAGGCCCTCGGCGCACCCGGTGAACCGCTCAAACCGGGTGAGCGCGTGCGCATCAACGACTACCTGTTTCTGATCATCGGCATCCTGCACAACCAGCCACGGGCGATGCTGATGCCGGTGCAAGCCAATGAATCGCTGTTCCTTCCAGCCGAGGGCATGCGGCGTATCTTTGCCAACCCGCAGATCAACAACGTGATCATCCGTGCCCAGCCAGGGCAGGACATGGAACGTGTGGCACGGGACGCCGCCGCCGCGTTGCAACCGCAACTGACCGAGCACAACGTCGACATCACGGTGCCCCAGCAAATGATCGATGGCATGACCCGCCAAAGCCGCACCTTCGCGTACCTGCTGCTGGCCCTCGGCGCGATCTCCCTGGTGGGCGGCGGTGTCGGGGTGATGAATGTGATGCTGATGAACGTGTCCGAGCGCCGTCGCGAGATCGGCATTCGCATGGCCCTGGGCGCTCGGCAACGGGATATCCGCAACCTCTTCCTGCTTGAGGCCGTCACCTTGACCGCCGTCGGCGCGCTGTGCGGCGCGGTGCTCGGCATGACCGCCGCCTGGTTCTACGCCTGGCTGTCGGGCTGGGTATTTTCCCTGGCGGTGGCCGCCCTGCCCCTGGGCGTGGGCAGCACATTGCTGGTGGGGTTGTTCTTTGGCATCTACCCGGCGGTCTCGGCCTCACGCCTGCAGCCGGTGGAGGCCTTGCGCGATGAGTAAATGGTTACTGCTGCTGGCACTGATCAGCTTGCCCACCATGCCCGCCGAAGTGGTGATCAAACCCTCGGCGCCCAGCACCACCCGCAGCGGCTATGATCGCGGCGTCTCGCTGAACGCCCAGGTGACCACCCTGACCCTGGGCGACGCCGTGTACCTGGGCCTGCGCAACAACCCGGCGATCCGCAGCGCCTACCTGCAGCGGGTGGCGCAGAAGTTCGACCTGCGGGTCGCCGAAGACGTGTTCAACCCCAAGCTCACCCTCAACAGTTATTACCGCGGCACACGCGGTTCCCAGGACAACGCACGCAACGCCAACCTGGCGCCGTCCACCAGCCTGCTCGGCGAATACGGTACCCGCCTGAGCATGGCCTGGACCCAGCAATTGAACAACGCCGACCGTGCCGGCCGGTATCGCAGCGACGGCCTGGACCTGGCCATCATCCAGCCACTGATGCGTGGCGCCGGCTGGGACGCCACCACCGCACCGCTGCGCCTGTCGCGCCTGGCGGAACAGGCCAACCGTCTCAACCTCAAGGCCACCGTGGCACAAACCATCAGCCAGATCATCGCCACCTACCGCGAGTTGCTGCGGGCCCAGGAGCAGCAGGTGATCGTGCAGGACGCGCTCAAGCGCTCCAATACCTTGCTGGAGGTGAACAAGGCGTTGATCAGTGCCGGGCGCATGGCCGAATTCGAGATCGTGCAGACCGAAGCCGACATCGCCACCCAGCAATTGGGCGTGGAGGAAGCGCAGAACCAGCTCGATACCAGTCGCCTGGCCCTGCTGCGCCTGCTGGCCCTGGACCTGTCCACACCGATTCGCGCCACCGAAGCCCTGGAAGCCCGGCCCATGGAAATCGACAAGCGCCAGGCGTTCAACCTCGCGCAAACCCAGCAACCGGAATACCTCGCCGCCCTGCTCGGCAGCCAGCGGGCCGACCTCAATCTGGTGATCGCCAAGGATTCGGGACGCTGGCAAGTGGACCTGGTGGCAGGCGCGAACCAGGTGCGCGACGCCAACGACAGCGACAACGGCCGCACCCATAACCGCAACTGGGACAGCTATGCCGGCGTGCAGGTGCAGATTCCCATCGGCGATATCAGCACGCGCCAGGCCGAAGTCAGGGCCCGGGTGGATGTCGAGGACCAGGAAATCCGTATCACCGACGCCCGCCAGGAACTCGAGCGCGCCGTCAACGATGTGGTGCGCGACCTCGGCACCCGCTGGCGCCAGTACGAGATCGCCCAGCGCGCCGTGGATCTGTCGCGGCGCAAGATCGAGATTGAACGGGAAAAACTCAGCGCCGGGCGCTCCACCAACTTCCAGGTGTTGAGTTTCGAAACTGACCTGCGCAACGCCGAAAACGCGCGGCTCAACGCGCTGATCGCTTATTTGAACGCTCAGACCCAGCTTGACTTGACGCTGGGCATGACCCTGGAAAGTTGGGAAATCGCCCTCAATGACTACTAATCGCAAACGCCTGCTGGGCGCGGTATTGATCCTGCTGGTGGCAGGCGTCGGGCTGGCCCTGCGACCCCCGGCCGAAAGTCCGGCCGCCGCCGGTGAACAGTGGCTCGAGGTGAAGCCCGACGCGCTGGTGCATCAGATCGGCCTGGTGGGCAAGATCGAGCCTGACACCACCGTCACCCTCACGGCACCGTTCGACGGCAATGTACTGGCCAACCTGGTCGAGCAAGGCCAGCGCGTCGAGGCTGGCCAGGTGCTGTTACGCATGGACCCGGCCACCCTCGAAGTGCAACTGCGCGACGCCCTCTCGGCCCAGCTCAAGGCGCGGCGCACCGTGCAGGAAATGCAGGACTGGGACAGCAGCGCCGCCGTCAGCCGCGCCCGGCGCAGCCTGCGCACCGCAGAAATGAACGCCGGCAACACCCGGCGCAAGCTCACCGAAAGCGAAAACCTGTTCAAGCGCGGCATCATTCCGCGCAACGAACTCGACGACCTCAAGCAACAGACCCAGCAGCAGCAACTGGACCTGGCAGCGGCGCGCAGTGAACTGCAACAGGCGCTGGAACAGGGCAAGGGCGAATACCGGCAGATCGCCGATATGGAGCTGACCAACGCCACGGTCAAATACGACGCCCTGCACAAGCTGCTCGAGGGCAAGGAGGTCAAGGCGCCCTTCTCCGGCATCGTCGTGCCCGCACCCGGCAACAGCACGGCCTCCCCAAGCGGCGCCAGCAACAACGCACCGGTACAAGCCGGCAGCAAGGTCAGCCAAGGCCAGGTGTTGTTTGGCCTGGCCAATATCGAACGCTTGAAAATCGTCGCCAAGGTCTCCGAACTGGA
This genomic stretch from Pseudomonas orientalis harbors:
- a CDS encoding ABC transporter permease codes for the protein MSLRFEQSLSQLLHEAFISLRTLGKRSVLALLGIVIGSSSVVALINIGHNAAVDAAMIFKDMGTDTLVVQFPPKGSGNVPMRTRLDLDAVRQAVPGIAHIGALSLFSGPIVLHGRTANANFVGSTPDVQAAMRLAVREGRFLSAFDASQTYAVIGDQVAQALGAPGEPLKPGERVRINDYLFLIIGILHNQPRAMLMPVQANESLFLPAEGMRRIFANPQINNVIIRAQPGQDMERVARDAAAALQPQLTEHNVDITVPQQMIDGMTRQSRTFAYLLLALGAISLVGGGVGVMNVMLMNVSERRREIGIRMALGARQRDIRNLFLLEAVTLTAVGALCGAVLGMTAAWFYAWLSGWVFSLAVAALPLGVGSTLLVGLFFGIYPAVSASRLQPVEALRDE
- a CDS encoding ABC transporter ATP-binding protein, with product MITEPPAHPHLISLQGIGKSYQLAGQHLPILNDVCLSIASGDSCGILGASGSGKSTLLNILGLLDLPNCGQYRFAGHDIFNSSPDELAAIRNQQIGFVFQSFNLLPRLSALDNVALPLSYRGISRHESVEQALRMLEQVGLAERAHHRPADLSGGQRQRVAIARALVGKPSVILADEPTGNLDSSTAQDIMDLLLALNREQQVTLIIVTHDAHIAERLERKILVRSGVVHEAERL
- a CDS encoding efflux RND transporter periplasmic adaptor subunit; the encoded protein is MTTNRKRLLGAVLILLVAGVGLALRPPAESPAAAGEQWLEVKPDALVHQIGLVGKIEPDTTVTLTAPFDGNVLANLVEQGQRVEAGQVLLRMDPATLEVQLRDALSAQLKARRTVQEMQDWDSSAAVSRARRSLRTAEMNAGNTRRKLTESENLFKRGIIPRNELDDLKQQTQQQQLDLAAARSELQQALEQGKGEYRQIADMELTNATVKYDALHKLLEGKEVKAPFSGIVVPAPGNSTASPSGASNNAPVQAGSKVSQGQVLFGLANIERLKIVAKVSELDINQLHQGQAVEVMGDGFDGERLTGSVSVVSGLAIANDSQGSAQFPVTLSIPSLTPQQLQQVRLGMSARLTIVTYNNAQAIVVPSEAIQADNTVEYRAAIDQPVEKVKVTTGQSTPQGVEVFGLKPGLVKISK
- a CDS encoding TolC family protein, with protein sequence MSKWLLLLALISLPTMPAEVVIKPSAPSTTRSGYDRGVSLNAQVTTLTLGDAVYLGLRNNPAIRSAYLQRVAQKFDLRVAEDVFNPKLTLNSYYRGTRGSQDNARNANLAPSTSLLGEYGTRLSMAWTQQLNNADRAGRYRSDGLDLAIIQPLMRGAGWDATTAPLRLSRLAEQANRLNLKATVAQTISQIIATYRELLRAQEQQVIVQDALKRSNTLLEVNKALISAGRMAEFEIVQTEADIATQQLGVEEAQNQLDTSRLALLRLLALDLSTPIRATEALEARPMEIDKRQAFNLAQTQQPEYLAALLGSQRADLNLVIAKDSGRWQVDLVAGANQVRDANDSDNGRTHNRNWDSYAGVQVQIPIGDISTRQAEVRARVDVEDQEIRITDARQELERAVNDVVRDLGTRWRQYEIAQRAVDLSRRKIEIEREKLSAGRSTNFQVLSFETDLRNAENARLNALIAYLNAQTQLDLTLGMTLESWEIALNDY